A single genomic interval of Deltaproteobacteria bacterium harbors:
- a CDS encoding sulfur reduction protein DsrE: MQILIVLSSSDPEIKWNAVRFGNFLLNEGEDVTIFLNGGGVDLYHGDSERYPIAEQAKLFALSEGVLTA; encoded by the coding sequence TGATCGTCCTGTCCAGCTCCGACCCCGAAATCAAATGGAACGCCGTCAGATTCGGCAATTTCCTTCTGAACGAAGGCGAGGATGTGACCATCTTTCTCAACGGCGGAGGCGTGGACCTGTACCACGGAGACTCCGAGCGCTACCCCATCGCCGAGCAGGCCAAGTTATTCGCCCTGAGCGAGGGGGTCCTGACGGCCTGA